The nucleotide window ACTGTTATGTATTCAACTTCACAACACCCAAAGTGGATACAACCCAATTGTGCAAGTGATAGAAAacataagcaaaatgtggtatatgcatataatggaatattattcaaccataaaaaggaatgagatattGGTACATGCTACAACttaaatgaaccttgaaaacattatgctaagtgaaagaaattggacacaaaaggccacatattgtgtaatcccatttatatgaaatatccagaatatgcaaatccatagagacagaaagtagactagtgACTGCAAGGGGATGAGAAGGAAAGAACAGCAAGTGACTGCTAAAGGGTATAGGATTTCCCTTTATCATCACTGCTTCCCCCACAGTGGTGACAGTTACATAACCTTGTTAATAAGCTAAAAACCAATGgattataaatttcatttatgtttatttttagagtctaaggtctcactatgttgcccaggttagtcttgaattcctgcctcaagcagttctccacctcagcctccccagttgctgggagtacaggcataagccaccatactcGCTTCTgattatatacttcaaaatagtcAATTTTATTGTATGATAGGtatatctcaactaaaaaaaagaacagggagAGCTGTACTGAGATGATATAATCTCcaaatatattaagtgaaaaaataaaggtaCAGAATAGTGTGCACAATATactattatattctttttttttttttttttttgagacggagtctggctctgtcgcccaggctggggtgcagtggccggatctcagctcactgcaagctccgcctcccgggtttacgccattctcctgcctcagcctcccgagtagctgagactacaggcgcccgccatctcgcccggctagttttttgtattttttttagtagagatggggtttcaccgtgttagccaggatggtctcgatctcctgacctcgtgatccgcccttctcggcctcccaaagtgctgggattacaggcttgagccaccacgcccggcctatactattatattctttaaaaaatgtacacatatatatatacactgtgcAGGCATAAAACCTCTAAAAAGACATGGGAAACCAGTAACATTATTTCCTAAAAGGAAGGAACCTGGGGTGCCTGGGGATAGGGTGGTCTGGAAGGGAGACCTAACTTTTCAGCGTGCTTTTTCGTACCTTTTGAACTTTGTATCGAGTACAAcacttaactttttttctaatttaaagaaagagaaaaggaatactctgttgctttttctttagttttatttgaAGAGatcatctgcatttttttctgtaataaactTAAAAGATATCCAcccattttgttagatttatttattctttagcaATTTAAGTATCAAAATCACAGGTTTTGTCTCAATCCTTAATAATACTATATTCATTGTATTTCAGATGTTTAGCTTTctcatggagaaaaagaaacacaggcaTAAACCTATACACTATCCACCTGCTGGTCCTGCAACATGATTTTAATCAAGTGTTACTGATACTTGAACAATTTCTATGATGTCAGCAGAGATATCAACAAGAGTGATTATAAAGTAGCTAGCCTTATAAGTCAAGAGTTATGATCTTTGATCCACTGCTCAATCCATTTCAAGATCTGATCTACATTATTTTCTAGCTCTTCTGGTTTATTACTGGGCAGCTGATGCACGATTTCTTCCTTGTAAGATGCTGTGGCTTCTTCATAAAGAACTTGAAAAATCTCACACTGAATATTGTCTGTTAGTTTCTTCTCATTATAACCCCTAGAAGGCAGGGAGgttaagcaaacaaaaagcaaaataaatggcaTTAACTGGAGTTTTAGAAACATACCAGAAACTGGACACTTTTCAATACgtgaaaaattacagaaatggtCTCTTCACCTAGAGAGGAATGACTGGTACCTGTTTATATGACAGTTCTTGACACTAGGGTTAAACTAAAGATCACGAGACCAGCATTTAGGTTTGAATTTTTCTGCCCACAATTTGTCAGCTACTCAATAAATTCCCAGTGAATTAGTAAATTAGCAAAACTCTCATAACCAAATATTCAATTCATAtcagccaaaaagtagaaacaacccaaatgtccacaacctgataaatgtatttaaaaatgatatatccatacaatggaatattatttggcaataaaaagaaatgaagtactggtATATGCTACAATacgaatgaaccttgaaaacaaacTAATTGACAGGAGATAGGCATAAAAGTCCACAtcctgtatgatttcatttatatgaaatgtctagtatagacaaatccataaagatagaaagtagattattggttgcctagggctggggaaCTGAGCGTAAATGGGGAGTGACTACTActgggtatggggtttctttttggggtgacaaaaattttctttttttttttgagacagaatctcgctctgtcacccaggctggagtgcactggagtgatcttggctcactgcaacctccgcctcctgggttcaagcaattctcctgcttcagtctcctcagtagctgggattacaggaacgcgccaccatgcccagctaatttttgtattcttagtacagacagggtttcaccatgttggtcagtctggtctccagctcctgacctcataatccacccaactcagcctcccaaagtgctggaattataggcgtgagccaccgtgcctggccccaagagTCTCTAAAATTGGCTGTGGTAATGACTGTACAACTTTTTGATAtgcaaaaaaaacacaaatgagcaactgatatatacacttactatgtacccacaaaactggaaaaaaaacctgaattatgtactttaaatgggtgaatgtaaattacatttcaataaagaggatatttttgtttttaggttgcttttgagacagggtcttgctttggcaccaggctggagtgcagtggtgcaatcacagctcacagcagcctcaacctcccaggctcaagcattcctcccacatcagcctccaaagtagctgggaccacaggtgcatgccactacacttggctaaattttttatttttatttttgtagagaccaggatcttgctatgttgcccaggctggtctcaaactcctaggctcaagcaatcaccttgcctcagcctcccaaattgctaggattacaggtgtgaggtatGAGCCATCCTGCCTCCCCCTCACCAcccaaccatgcccagcctaaagctGTTACTTTTTTATAACCTTTTCAATAGTTAAAAATACTAACTAGCTCTCTCATAGTTTTTTCATACCTTAGTCATACTTGGTATGACTTGGCTATATATGTAAAACAGTAATctttaaatcaaaattttaaattgtcttgATTGAAAAAAAGCATATGTACCATATAGTCCCTATTACTTCTCTGCCCCAAAACTTTTAATGGCTTTTCACTgcctaaaaaaaagttttaggtcTAGCCCCaattttaccttttctatgtgtATATTTGGTGCCATACTAGTCCGTGCAAGGATTTACAAGTATCCCAAACAAGAGTGGTTAGTCAGAGTTGACTATAATCAGTGAAAACCACGAATTCTGACCGCGACCTTAAGCAAAATTCTGGAGCTTTCCTTTCTGAGATTGCCCTCTAATTTCTCTAGGATCCCCATACTCCCACAGCTTTGATCAAAAGACACTGGGGAAAAAAGACTTTCCTGAAAGTTTCTCTTTACTGGTTCTTCCACATTAAATCTGATGCTCTATTTGTGGGTTTAACTTGGGTATCTGTTAAAGACTGTGAGATGCTGgtttattttgttagtttttcatAAGCTTTCCTATTCCTGATGCAGGGATAATTTGAGTGGGTAGTGTTCAGTCAGTAAGCAAAGAATATGTTAGGGGCTTGACTGTTTTCCTAGCAAAGGtttacatcaaaaaaaaaaaaaaaaaaaaaaaaaaaaaggcatagctaaatagggtctcgctctgttgcccaggctggagtgctgtagcgtgatctcagctcactgcaagctctgcgcCCCCTGCCGCCGCCCGCTgacttcacaccattctcctgcctcagcctcccgagtagcacccaccaccacgcccagctaattttgttttgtatttttagtagagatgggatttcaccatgttagccaggatggtcttgaactcctgacctcatgatccgcccaccttggcctcccaaagtgttgggattacaggcctgagccaccgcgcctggccggctaAATTGGATTTCTACACAGTACATTTTACTCAATCAGACTGTCAGTTGAGATATCAATTTACTCAAAAAGTACTGCCCACATTTTAAAGCAGTCATGTTTTCAAACAAAACCCTTTATTAGCTGGGTGctatgactcacacctgtaaccccagcactttgggaggccaaggtgggcagattgcttgagcccaggagttcgagaccagcgtgggcaacatggcgagactccatctctacaaaaaatataaaaattagccaggcatagtggcatgtgcctgtggtctcggttagtcaggaggctgaggcatgagaattgcttgaaccagggaggtggaggttgcagtgagccgagatcacaccactgccctccagcgtgggtgacagagcaagactctgtctcaaaacaacaataaaaaaacccaaaaaacaaaaaccctttatCATGGTACTACTGGCCAATTTCAGGAATCTgaataaaagttaatattatGCGTTAAGAATCTGATGTTTCTCCTTTCTTACCTTGTTTCAAGTCTTTCGTACAATACATTGGTATCTGTTCTCAGCACAAAAACTATATGAAACCAGCGTTCA belongs to Theropithecus gelada isolate Dixy chromosome 6, Tgel_1.0, whole genome shotgun sequence and includes:
- the AK6 gene encoding adenylate kinase isoenzyme 6 isoform X2, with product MEMCHRKPGTPGVGKTTLGKELASKSGLKYINVGDLAREEQLYDGYDEEYDCPILDEDRVVDELDNQMREGGVIVDYHGCDFFPERWFHIVFVLRTDTNVLYERLETRGYNEKKLTDNIQCEIFQVLYEEATASYKEEIVHQLPSNKPEELENNVDQILKWIEQWIKDHNS
- the AK6 gene encoding adenylate kinase isoenzyme 6 isoform X1, with amino-acid sequence MLLPNILLTGTPGVGKTTLGKELASKSGLKYINVGDLAREEQLYDGYDEEYDCPILDEDRVVDELDNQMREGGVIVDYHGCDFFPERWFHIVFVLRTDTNVLYERLETRGYNEKKLTDNIQCEIFQVLYEEATASYKEEIVHQLPSNKPEELENNVDQILKWIEQWIKDHNS